From the Fusobacterium ulcerans ATCC 49185 genome, the window TATTCCCAGTTTTGATATAGTTAAATAGTTTGGTATCATTGTTACTGTAAAAGGAACAAATAAAGTAATTAATATCATTGAATAAACTATTTTCTTTCCTTTAAATTCCTTGTATGTCATAACATATGCTGCCATAATGCTCGTAATTATCTTTCCAAAAGTAACCATTGCTGAAATAAAGAAAGTATTCCATATATATCTGATTATTGGCACATTATTCCATATATGTTTATAATTTTCAAATGTAATTACTGATGGAATCAACTTCAAAGGTTCAGAAAATACCTGATCCATACTTTTCAGTGATATAGAAAGCATATATATCAAAGGAAATATCTGCAATAAAATAATTATAAAAAATAATATATGCCATTTTTTTTCTCTAGTTTTCATAATAGACTCCTTTTTCCAGTATTTTTATCTTCAAACTTATCAATACAAAGAAAAACAGAGTAGTGATTATAGCTAATGCTGAAGCTCTTCCTGTCTGAAAAAATGTGAAAGCATACTGATATATACTATATACAAGGTTTGTACTTCCATTGTTTGGCCCTCCTTGGGTAAGAACATTTATAGGAACAAATACTTGCTGCAGTCCATATACCACTGTCATTATCAATACATACAAAGCTGTTGAAGATGTCATGGGAAGTACTATATATATAAATATTTGAAGATTGGAAAGCTTATCTATTTTTGCACTTTCTATTAATTCTGATGGAACTTCTAGTACCCCTGCTAAAAGAAGTATTAGATTATATCCAAATATTTTCCATGCTGTTATAATACTTACCAGAAGAATTACTAATCCATTGGTTTTTAGCCAAAATGGAGATTCTATCCCAAATAATTCATAAACTTTTGATATAGGCCCTGACATGGGATTGAAAAGCCATAAGAATACCAAAGAAGCTACCACAAGGGAAATTATACTTGGAAAAAATATCATTGCCCTATAGAAACTCTTTAATCTGCTGATAAGCAGTGCCAATGCATAAGCAAATATATATGGAAGTATAAAATTAAATATTCCCAAAAATATTATGTATAAGAATGTATTTCCTAATGATTTATATATAACTGAATCAGTCAATATACTTGTATAATTATCCAGCAGTACAAACTTTTTATTTCTACTTATCATATTCCAGTCAAAAAAACTGAGATAAACAGTTCTCACTATGGGCCAGAAAACAAATGTAGTAAAAATACTAATAGCTGGAACTAAAAGTGCAATCATGTAATTTTCTTTTTTTACTTTCAACTAAATCTCCTCTCAATATTTATTATTTTTATATTGAAATTTTAGCAATCATATGTAAACAAGATATAAAATTAATGTATAATAAAAGTAAAAGCTTTTTTACAGTTATTTTACATTTTACAAATAATCAAAATAAAAAAAGAGATTGAAATATCTACCAATCTCTTTTTATATTAATTTTATACTATTCTTATTTACCAACCTGTAACTAATAAATTTCTAGCTGCTTTTTTACTGCATTTCTGATATTTTGAATAAGCTTCTGCTCCTCTTTCCCTAATCTTTTCATTATCCTCTTTTTTCAGATATCCATTTACTGCCTCATAAATAGTATAAGCTTCTGGAGCCATACGCCCTGTAGTCCATATCAAAGGATTAACATTTGCAGAGTTCAAATGTTTAGAAAAATAAAGTTTGCTGTAACAGGCAAGTATGATTATATCTCTTTTTTTCTTATCTTTATTTACATATTTATTTCTAATATTAAAATCCATAAATCCATTATGCCCAATATATGATATCAATCCAGCATTTCCATCTATTCCAATAGTTTTTCCATTCAATTCTATTGTATTTTTTTCTATTCCAGAACTGGCACTTAAAAAATCCTTTGTGCATTCTTTAATATACCTTCCATCATAGGCATCTGCTACAAGATAAGTATCTTTTTCTGTTATATGTTTAAATACAACTCTTTCAAGAACTATGGAATTTAATTTTTCTGATTTTATGAATTTCCATTCTTTGCTTCTTTTAAAATAGGTTTTTATTCCATAAGCACAACCCCAATAAAGATTATTTTCTGGATCCTGTCCATTCCCTATTTTTTCTGGTACCTTCACTATTCCCTGATACTTATTATCACAAAGAGCTACAAAAATATGTATTGTCTTAGTTTTTTTATTTATCCCTTGATTATCTGCTTTCAAAGTAAAACTGCCAAAAATCAGAAAACTTAAAGCAAATAATATTCTAATTCCTTTCATAATCTCTCCATATCCTGATATTTTCAAAGTGCTGTCCCTTTAGTAGGAACAAAAAAATGTGATATATCAACTTTTTCAAGTTCCAATAATTTAATCTTTTTACTGATACCGCTTGCAAATCCAGTTAAGCTTCCATTTTTTCCTACAACACGATGACATGGAATGATGATAGCAATAGGGTTATGCCCCACTGCTCCACCAACTGCCTGACTGGACATTCTTTCTTTTCCCATTTTACCAGCTACAATTTCTGCAATTTCTCCATAAGTAATAGTTTTTCCATAAGGAATTTTACATAAAATATCCCATACAGCTTTTCTAAACTCTCCACCCTTTGGAGATAATGGAAGTTCTGAAATATTTGGTTTCTCTCCATTAAAATATCTATCCAGCCATTTTTTTGTAATTTTGAATACAGAAAGTTCTGATTTAACTGCTGTTTCCTCTTTGATAGTAGCAGCATAATATTTTTGTCCCTCATACCATAATCCAATGAGATTATCTCCATCACTTGCAAGTAATATTTCACCTAAAGGTGATGAGTAGTGTGTTGAGTAATACATTTTTCCCCTCCTTAATTCACTTATTATAACAAATTCCATAAGCTAACTGTTGCATAGCTCCTCCAAGGACGCCACACTTCTGCTAAAGCCAGTATTTCTTTTGAAGTACGAGGTGCCAATGTCTTTTTTACTCCATAATCAGTTTCCAGAAAAGCATCAGTCCACCCCATAGCACGCATAGCAATATATTGAGCTGTCCAACTTCCTATTCCAGAAATATTCATTAATTTTTTTATCTCTTTTTCTGGATAATTGCAGGAATTAAAATCTATGCTTTTTTCTTGAAATGCTTGAGCAAGTTCTAAAATCGTCTTTGATCTTGTTTGAATTATACCTATTTTTCCAAGATATTCATTAATTTTATCCTTTAAATTCAAAATATCTTCTGGTTCTGGAAAAACATGAGTCAATCCATCTATTCCAGTTTGAATTGGTGTACCAAAGTTTTCTGTAAGTCTTGCTGCTAATGTTCTTGCTGCTTTTATAGTAATCTGCTGACCTAATACTGCTCTTACTGCCATTTCAAATGGATTAAAAGATCCAGGTACACGAATACCTAAAACACAAAGTTCAGGATTAATTTCATTCATTGATTCCAAAGCTTGATATACTGCATATGGATCACATGACAAATCAAATAGATGCCTTACACGAGCTAATACCTGTGATAGTACAGGAAGAAGAGTTGCTGACATAGTAACCTTTAGAGTACTGCCAACAGGCTGGTGCTCAATTTGTATCCAGCCATATATCTGTTGTTTTTCATTTATAAAATGTACAGTACGATAATACTTGTTATCTCTTACTGTTTCTACTCCTGGAATAGCACGCATAGCCAGAAAATTTAAAATATGCTCCCATTGATAAGGAGGCCGATATCCCAATGCCAAAGTTATTTCATCAGTTTGCTTTTTTTCATTTCCAGACTGTTTACGTAAAGCAGTAGGTACAAGTTTATACTGTTTTTTAAAAACATCATTAAAACGTCTTAAGCTTCCAAAACCAGAAGCCATTGCAACTTCAAGAACTGATAAATTTGTATCAGTGAGCAGACTTTTAGCAAGAAGCAGTCTGCAGGTTTGTAGATACTGTGTTGGAGTTACATTATATTCTGATACAAATACCCTGCGTAAATGGCGGGATGTACATCCAAGATGACTGGCAGTTTCCTCTATACTATCACCATTTCCACATTCTTCTTCCAGTGTTTTAGCTGCATGCCTGACAAGAGAAGCTGTAGCATCTGTAACAGAAGTTCCTGGAGCAAGTTCTGGTCTGCATATCAGACATGGGCGATATCCTGCCTGTTCTGCCGCTGCTGCTGTAGAGAAAAAAGTACAATTTTCAAATTTCGGCATTTTTGCCCGACATACTGGACGACAATATACTTTTGTAGAAGATACCCCAACAAAAAAACGTCCATCAAATCTTGTATCTTTTGCTTTAAATGCCATATACCATGCATATTTTTTGTCTTTCAGCATCATCCCACCCTCCTTTTTTTATAATTATATCATTCTTTTTCAAAAAAATCTGGCTATTTTCGGACATGAATTTTTATCTTTTTTAATAAAATCAATTTTAGTTTTAATTTCTTTGTGAAAATCATTTCATAATTCTTTTATAAAAAAATATGTAGCAAGATTGATATATATGAAATTATATTGAAAAAACTATCATTTTCATGCTTTTAGAATTGTGCTATAATAAAAGAAACTAAGCAATAAACTGAATTATTAGAAAGGAATATTTATGGAATTATATAAATTGGTAAATAAATATCATATTGGAACAAATTTAAGTTGTGCTGAAGCAATGTTTAAAGCTTGTAATGAATACTATCATCTAAATCTTAGTGAGGAAAC encodes:
- a CDS encoding methylated-DNA--[protein]-cysteine S-methyltransferase, coding for MYYSTHYSSPLGEILLASDGDNLIGLWYEGQKYYAATIKEETAVKSELSVFKITKKWLDRYFNGEKPNISELPLSPKGGEFRKAVWDILCKIPYGKTITYGEIAEIVAGKMGKERMSSQAVGGAVGHNPIAIIIPCHRVVGKNGSLTGFASGISKKIKLLELEKVDISHFFVPTKGTAL
- a CDS encoding carbohydrate ABC transporter permease, producing MKVKKENYMIALLVPAISIFTTFVFWPIVRTVYLSFFDWNMISRNKKFVLLDNYTSILTDSVIYKSLGNTFLYIIFLGIFNFILPYIFAYALALLISRLKSFYRAMIFFPSIISLVVASLVFLWLFNPMSGPISKVYELFGIESPFWLKTNGLVILLVSIITAWKIFGYNLILLLAGVLEVPSELIESAKIDKLSNLQIFIYIVLPMTSSTALYVLIMTVVYGLQQVFVPINVLTQGGPNNGSTNLVYSIYQYAFTFFQTGRASALAIITTLFFFVLISLKIKILEKGVYYEN
- a CDS encoding DNA-3-methyladenine glycosylase 2 family protein, whose translation is MMLKDKKYAWYMAFKAKDTRFDGRFFVGVSSTKVYCRPVCRAKMPKFENCTFFSTAAAAEQAGYRPCLICRPELAPGTSVTDATASLVRHAAKTLEEECGNGDSIEETASHLGCTSRHLRRVFVSEYNVTPTQYLQTCRLLLAKSLLTDTNLSVLEVAMASGFGSLRRFNDVFKKQYKLVPTALRKQSGNEKKQTDEITLALGYRPPYQWEHILNFLAMRAIPGVETVRDNKYYRTVHFINEKQQIYGWIQIEHQPVGSTLKVTMSATLLPVLSQVLARVRHLFDLSCDPYAVYQALESMNEINPELCVLGIRVPGSFNPFEMAVRAVLGQQITIKAARTLAARLTENFGTPIQTGIDGLTHVFPEPEDILNLKDKINEYLGKIGIIQTRSKTILELAQAFQEKSIDFNSCNYPEKEIKKLMNISGIGSWTAQYIAMRAMGWTDAFLETDYGVKKTLAPRTSKEILALAEVWRPWRSYATVSLWNLL